A stretch of the Tardiphaga sp. 709 genome encodes the following:
- a CDS encoding 2-dehydropantoate 2-reductase produces the protein MRIAVIGAGAVGCYYGAKLLRAGHDVTLVGRQIHVDAINARGLRFESAEFDGFIPAKAVTQIADLAPPDLVLFAVKSGDTDSSATALKPVLKPNSIVLSLQNGVDNPQRLRAILSQPVIAAAVYVAAEMPGAGHVKHNGRGELIIGASPESDALAKLLCDAGVPATVADDIDAVQWSKLINNCAYNALSAVAGIAYGEMFKVQGVPDIVTDAVTECLAVARACGVSLPADLLDKTLALAASMPLQQSSTSQDLARGKPSEIDFLNGFIVRKGAEHGIPTPTNHALQVMVKLVERSGSRRA, from the coding sequence GTGCGGATCGCGGTGATCGGTGCCGGCGCGGTTGGCTGCTACTACGGCGCCAAGCTGCTGCGTGCCGGCCACGACGTGACATTGGTCGGGCGCCAGATCCATGTCGATGCCATCAATGCACGCGGCCTTCGGTTCGAGAGCGCCGAGTTCGACGGTTTCATTCCGGCGAAGGCGGTGACGCAGATTGCCGATCTCGCACCGCCGGACCTCGTTCTGTTCGCCGTGAAGTCCGGCGATACCGACAGCTCGGCAACAGCGCTGAAGCCTGTGCTCAAGCCCAACTCCATCGTGCTGAGCCTGCAGAACGGCGTCGACAATCCCCAGCGCCTGCGCGCCATCCTCAGCCAGCCGGTGATCGCTGCAGCCGTCTATGTGGCCGCCGAGATGCCGGGTGCCGGTCATGTGAAGCACAATGGCCGTGGCGAGCTGATCATCGGCGCATCGCCCGAGAGCGACGCTCTGGCGAAGCTACTGTGCGACGCCGGCGTGCCGGCCACCGTCGCCGACGACATCGACGCGGTGCAGTGGTCGAAGCTCATCAACAACTGCGCCTATAACGCGCTCTCGGCGGTGGCCGGGATTGCCTATGGCGAGATGTTCAAGGTCCAGGGCGTGCCTGATATCGTGACCGATGCCGTGACCGAGTGCCTGGCGGTGGCGCGCGCCTGCGGCGTATCGCTTCCCGCCGACCTCCTGGACAAGACGCTCGCCCTCGCGGCCAGCATGCCGCTTCAGCAATCCTCGACATCGCAGGATCTCGCCCGCGGCAAGCCATCGGAAATCGACTTCCTCAACGGCTTCATTGTCCGGAAAGGCGCCGAGCACGGCATTCCGACGCCGACCAACCATGCGCTGCAGGTCATGGTGAAGCTGGTCGAGCGCAGCGGATCGCGGCGCGCCTAG
- a CDS encoding VOC family protein has protein sequence MAKPVHSMIRVLDEARSLDFYKRAFGLEIAERIAFPDFALIYLRHPSSPFELELTVNFDRSEPYVLGDGYGHLAVVVDDVAAEHARFEREHLAPGPLRDFKHEGRTLAQFFFATDPDGYKIEVIQKGGRFA, from the coding sequence ATGGCCAAACCCGTTCACTCCATGATCCGCGTGCTCGACGAAGCGCGGTCATTGGACTTCTACAAGCGCGCCTTCGGGCTGGAGATTGCCGAGCGCATCGCATTTCCCGACTTTGCGCTGATCTATCTGCGCCATCCCTCCTCGCCATTCGAGCTGGAGCTGACGGTGAATTTCGATCGAAGCGAGCCCTATGTGCTGGGTGACGGTTACGGCCATCTCGCCGTCGTGGTGGACGACGTGGCCGCTGAGCATGCCCGGTTCGAGCGCGAACATCTCGCCCCCGGACCGCTGCGTGATTTCAAGCATGAGGGCCGCACGCTGGCGCAATTCTTCTTCGCCACCGACCCCGACGGCTACAAGATCGAGGTGATCCAGAAGGGCGGCCGATTCGCGTAA
- the arfB gene encoding alternative ribosome rescue aminoacyl-tRNA hydrolase ArfB has protein sequence MLRITRSIAIDEDDIDIVFVRASGPGGQNVNKVSTAAQLRFDSRKLTLPEDTAIRLRTLAGQRMTKDGVIVIHAQRFRTQERNKADAIERLVELMQEAAFRQAPRRATKPTLGSKMRRLDGKKRRSDVKAGRGGRFDD, from the coding sequence CTGCTCCGGATCACCCGCTCCATCGCCATCGACGAAGACGATATCGATATCGTCTTCGTCCGCGCGTCCGGACCCGGCGGGCAGAACGTCAACAAGGTCTCGACCGCCGCGCAATTGCGCTTCGACAGCCGCAAGCTGACGCTGCCGGAGGATACCGCGATCCGGCTGCGCACGCTCGCCGGACAGCGCATGACCAAGGACGGCGTGATCGTGATCCACGCCCAGCGCTTCCGCACCCAGGAGCGCAACAAGGCCGACGCCATCGAGCGGCTGGTGGAGCTGATGCAGGAAGCCGCCTTCCGGCAGGCGCCGCGGCGGGCCACCAAACCGACGCTGGGCTCGAAGATGCGCCGCCTCGACGGCAAGAAGCGCCGCAGCGACGTCAAGGCCGGCCGCGGCGGGCGTTTCGACGACTGA
- a CDS encoding ROK family protein encodes MTKTPRNILTIDIGGTHVKVMTSHEGIKREFESGPDLSAKEMVRKVKALTKDWRYDVVSAGYPGPVAGNRPLKEPHNLGTGWKGFDFERAFRKPTKLVNDAMMQAVGSYDGGRMLFLGLGTGLGAAMIIDGVLEPMELGHLPYCHKTFEDYVGAAGLKLLGKKKWCHRVAEVIADLTAALEPDYTVLGGGNVEMLDKLPRKTRRGDNANAFKGGFRLWDPPKPVKRR; translated from the coding sequence ATGACCAAGACCCCCCGCAATATTCTCACCATCGATATCGGCGGTACCCATGTGAAGGTGATGACCAGCCATGAAGGGATCAAACGCGAATTCGAATCCGGTCCGGACCTGTCCGCGAAGGAAATGGTGCGCAAGGTCAAGGCGCTGACCAAAGACTGGCGCTATGACGTCGTCTCAGCCGGCTATCCCGGCCCGGTGGCCGGCAATCGTCCGCTCAAGGAGCCACACAATCTCGGCACGGGCTGGAAGGGTTTCGATTTCGAACGGGCATTCCGCAAGCCCACGAAGCTTGTGAACGACGCCATGATGCAAGCGGTCGGCAGCTATGATGGCGGCCGGATGCTGTTTCTCGGTCTCGGCACCGGACTGGGTGCGGCCATGATCATCGATGGCGTGTTGGAGCCGATGGAGCTGGGCCATCTGCCGTATTGCCACAAGACATTCGAGGATTATGTCGGCGCGGCCGGCCTCAAGCTATTGGGCAAGAAGAAGTGGTGCCACCGCGTGGCCGAGGTCATTGCCGATCTCACGGCAGCGCTTGAGCCCGATTATACGGTGCTCGGTGGTGGCAATGTGGAGATGCTCGACAAACTCCCGCGCAAGACCCGGCGCGGCGACAACGCGAATGCGTTCAAAGGCGGCTTCCGGCTCTGGGATCCACCGAAGCCAGTGAAGCGCCGCTAG
- a CDS encoding pitrilysin family protein: protein MTSSFRLAARSVAVVTLLLAPALAISGARAQTVTAKPPTTFKLDNGMQVVVIEDHRTPVVTQMIWYKVGSADETPGKSGLAHFLEHLMFKGTAKHPVGEFSQTVQRVGGEENAFTSTDYTGYYQRISKDQLGKMMEFEADRMTGLVLKDENVLPERDVVLEEYNMRVANSPDARLSEQIMAALYLNHPYGRPIIGWHQEIEKLDREDALAFYKRFYAPNNATLIIAGDVDPQEIRPMVERTYGVVPAQPAIPERRMRPQEPTPAAPRTVTLADPRVEQTSLRRYYLVPSATTAAAGESQALDVLGQLIGGGANSYLYRALVIDKQLAINAGASYQGTALDSAQFLISASPKPGAEFADIEKTIDAVIADLATNPVPAADLERVKTQLVAEATYAQDSQASLARWYGAALTTGLSVEDIRSWPDRIKAVTAEQVRAAAQTWLDKKRSVTGYLIKDTSAPKREEKRS from the coding sequence ATGACCTCATCATTCCGACTTGCCGCACGATCCGTCGCAGTCGTCACTTTGCTGCTGGCTCCCGCCCTTGCGATATCGGGCGCCCGCGCACAGACGGTGACGGCGAAGCCGCCAACCACGTTCAAGCTCGATAACGGCATGCAGGTTGTGGTGATCGAGGATCACCGCACGCCCGTCGTGACGCAGATGATCTGGTACAAGGTCGGCTCCGCCGACGAGACGCCCGGCAAGTCCGGCCTCGCACATTTCCTCGAACATCTGATGTTCAAGGGCACCGCGAAACATCCGGTCGGTGAATTCTCGCAGACCGTGCAGCGCGTCGGCGGCGAGGAGAACGCTTTCACCTCGACCGACTATACCGGCTACTACCAGCGCATCAGCAAGGACCAGCTCGGCAAGATGATGGAATTCGAGGCCGATCGCATGACCGGTCTCGTGCTGAAGGATGAGAACGTGCTGCCCGAGCGCGACGTCGTGCTGGAAGAATACAACATGCGCGTCGCCAACAGCCCGGATGCCCGGCTGTCGGAGCAGATCATGGCCGCGCTCTATCTCAACCATCCCTATGGCCGCCCGATCATTGGCTGGCATCAGGAGATCGAGAAGCTCGACCGCGAGGATGCGCTCGCCTTCTACAAGCGCTTCTACGCCCCCAACAATGCGACGCTGATCATCGCCGGCGATGTCGACCCGCAGGAGATCCGCCCGATGGTGGAGCGCACCTATGGCGTGGTCCCGGCGCAGCCGGCGATCCCCGAACGCCGCATGCGCCCACAGGAGCCGACGCCCGCCGCGCCGCGCACGGTGACGCTCGCCGATCCGCGTGTCGAACAGACAAGCCTGCGCCGCTATTATCTGGTGCCATCGGCCACCACCGCTGCGGCCGGCGAGAGCCAGGCGCTCGATGTGCTCGGCCAGTTGATCGGCGGCGGCGCGAACTCATATCTCTACCGCGCCCTCGTCATCGACAAACAGCTCGCGATCAATGCCGGTGCCAGCTACCAGGGCACGGCCCTCGACAGCGCACAGTTTCTGATTTCAGCTTCGCCGAAGCCGGGTGCCGAATTCGCCGATATCGAAAAGACCATCGACGCCGTGATCGCCGACCTCGCAACCAACCCGGTGCCGGCTGCCGACCTCGAACGCGTCAAGACGCAGCTCGTCGCCGAAGCCACCTATGCGCAGGACAGCCAGGCCTCACTGGCGCGCTGGTACGGCGCGGCACTCACCACGGGCCTCAGCGTCGAGGACATCCGTAGCTGGCCCGACCGCATCAAGGCAGTCACCGCCGAGCAGGTGCGCGCAGCCGCACAGACCTGGCTCGACAAGAAGCGCTCGGTCACCGGCTATCTGATCAAGGATACATCTGCGCCGAAGCGCGAGGAGAAGCGGTCGTGA
- a CDS encoding M16 family metallopeptidase: MIFNAGRLGIAVATAFSLVTLTVTPSFAAAKVQRLVTPGGIEAWFVQDATVPLIAMEYAFGGGAAQDPKDKSGTANMVASLMDEGAGDLDSTTFRDRMERRAIELNFNAQRDYLRGSLRMLKEHRDEAFDLARLALTSPRFDAPDVERIRAQIMSGLRRETSNPNSLATRKFLQMAFGDHPYSRPSNGSLTDVPTINVDDIKAYKQRIVAKDTLKIAVVGDVDPDTLATLLDKTFGGLPAKATLTPVPEVTAAKPPQKESVTLDVPQTVITFGSPGVKRDDPNFMAAYIVNHILGGGTLSSRLYHEVREKRGLVYSVSGSLLWMQHSGIYIGSTATRADRATETVDTVTSEVKRMAEQGPTQRELDEAKSYLKGSQMLALDTSSKLASALLQYQLDKLPIDYIEKRNAVVDAVTLDQAKAAAKKLWADGLLTVVVGRAPQAAATPVVPAPKAN; this comes from the coding sequence ATCATCTTCAACGCCGGCCGCCTCGGCATAGCCGTCGCCACCGCCTTCTCACTCGTTACCCTGACGGTGACGCCATCTTTCGCCGCCGCCAAGGTGCAGCGGCTCGTGACGCCAGGCGGAATCGAAGCCTGGTTCGTGCAGGATGCAACCGTTCCCCTGATCGCGATGGAATATGCGTTCGGCGGCGGCGCGGCACAGGATCCGAAGGATAAATCCGGCACCGCCAACATGGTGGCCAGCCTGATGGACGAAGGCGCGGGCGATCTCGATTCCACGACCTTCCGCGATCGCATGGAACGCCGCGCCATCGAGCTCAACTTCAACGCCCAACGCGATTACCTGCGTGGCTCGCTGCGCATGCTGAAAGAGCATCGTGACGAGGCGTTCGACCTCGCCCGGCTCGCTTTGACGTCGCCACGCTTCGACGCCCCCGATGTCGAGCGCATCCGCGCGCAGATCATGTCCGGCCTGCGCCGCGAAACCTCGAACCCGAATTCGCTGGCGACGCGCAAGTTTCTGCAGATGGCGTTCGGCGACCATCCCTACAGCCGACCATCCAATGGCAGCCTGACCGACGTGCCGACCATCAACGTCGACGACATCAAGGCCTACAAGCAACGCATCGTCGCGAAGGACACGCTGAAGATTGCCGTGGTCGGCGACGTCGATCCCGACACGCTCGCGACACTGCTGGACAAGACCTTCGGTGGCCTGCCCGCCAAGGCCACGTTGACGCCGGTCCCGGAAGTCACAGCGGCCAAGCCTCCGCAGAAGGAATCCGTGACGCTGGACGTACCGCAGACGGTCATCACCTTCGGCAGCCCCGGCGTCAAACGCGACGATCCGAACTTCATGGCCGCCTATATCGTCAATCACATCCTCGGCGGCGGCACACTGTCGTCGCGACTGTATCACGAAGTGCGCGAGAAGCGCGGCCTGGTCTATTCCGTCAGTGGCTCGCTGCTGTGGATGCAGCATTCCGGCATCTATATCGGCAGCACCGCGACTCGCGCCGACCGCGCCACCGAGACGGTCGATACCGTGACCAGCGAAGTGAAACGCATGGCCGAGCAGGGTCCGACCCAGCGCGAGCTGGACGAGGCCAAATCCTATCTCAAGGGCTCGCAGATGTTGGCGCTCGACACCTCGTCGAAACTGGCCAGCGCTCTGCTGCAATACCAGCTCGACAAGCTGCCGATCGATTACATCGAGAAGCGCAATGCCGTGGTCGATGCCGTGACACTGGATCAGGCCAAGGCTGCAGCCAAGAAGCTGTGGGCGGACGGGCTCCTCACGGTGGTCGTCGGACGCGCGCCGCAAGCGGCCGCAACGCCGGTGGTCCCGGCGCCAAAGGCCAACTGA